The following coding sequences are from one Parabacteroides pacaensis window:
- a CDS encoding DUF5715 family protein, translating into MKNLASIFVFLVCMAWLMFFSACKEKRGEMKTIRYVGSYNRDFNDLNEVHLLEAQRIGVKPLASREAAGHAAKKMVEIESNKVYEVEELTYSIPFLIPEAAELLESIGRNFRDSLKNLNAPEYKVLVTSVTRTEADVKKLRRRNLNASPNSAHRYGTTFDVSWKRFLKIDDKDPVNVEPEKLKMVLASVLKDLKKQNLCYVKHERKQGCFHITVRNK; encoded by the coding sequence ATGAAAAATTTAGCAAGTATTTTCGTATTTCTGGTATGTATGGCGTGGTTGATGTTTTTTTCGGCTTGTAAAGAGAAAAGGGGTGAAATGAAAACGATCCGCTATGTTGGGAGTTATAATCGCGATTTTAATGATTTGAATGAAGTCCATTTGCTTGAAGCGCAACGTATTGGCGTTAAACCGTTAGCGTCGAGGGAAGCGGCAGGGCATGCGGCAAAGAAAATGGTGGAAATCGAGTCGAACAAAGTATATGAAGTAGAAGAGTTGACTTACTCTATTCCATTCTTAATTCCGGAGGCAGCCGAGTTATTGGAGTCTATCGGCCGTAATTTCCGTGATTCCTTAAAGAATTTAAATGCACCGGAATATAAAGTGTTGGTTACCAGCGTTACCCGTACGGAGGCAGATGTAAAGAAATTGAGGCGTCGTAACTTGAATGCTTCTCCCAATTCGGCCCATCGGTATGGTACTACGTTTGATGTTTCGTGGAAGAGGTTTCTTAAAATAGATGACAAGGATCCGGTGAATGTGGAACCGGAGAAATTAAAGATGGTGCTTGCTTCTGTTTTGAAAGATTTGAAAAAACAGAATCTTTGTTATGTCAAACATGAAAGGAAACAAGGGTGTTTCCATATTACCGTAAGGAATAAATAG
- a CDS encoding PhoH family protein, whose amino-acid sequence MIERIYILESVDPVIFYGVNNSNMQLIKTLFPKLRIVARGNVMKVIGEEEESETFLKKIREIEKHCEEFNLLTEEVILDIIKGKAPAVTKPDNLIIHGMNGKSIVARTENQQHLVDAFASNDLVFAIGPAGSGKTFIAIALAVKALKNKQVKKIILSRPAVEAGEKLGFLPGEMKDKLDPYLQPLYDALQDMIPAAKLKEYMENNVIQIAPLAFMRGRTLNDAVIILDEAQNTTTHQIKMFLTRLGMNAKMIVTGDITQIDLPATQTSGLVQAMQILKNVQGIGKIEFTKKDIVRHKLVQRIVEAYEQHDDKKKTERKKKDTTNNDTKQ is encoded by the coding sequence ATGATTGAACGTATTTATATTCTTGAAAGCGTTGACCCCGTTATATTCTACGGCGTTAACAACTCAAATATGCAATTGATCAAAACATTATTTCCCAAGCTGCGCATCGTGGCAAGAGGAAATGTGATGAAAGTAATTGGAGAAGAAGAAGAATCCGAAACCTTTTTGAAAAAGATCCGTGAAATAGAAAAGCATTGCGAAGAATTCAACCTTCTCACCGAAGAAGTTATTCTCGACATCATCAAAGGAAAAGCTCCCGCAGTTACAAAGCCCGACAACCTGATTATCCACGGGATGAACGGCAAAAGCATCGTTGCCCGCACCGAAAACCAGCAACACCTGGTAGACGCCTTCGCAAGCAACGACCTTGTATTTGCTATCGGCCCTGCCGGTTCGGGAAAAACCTTTATTGCCATTGCCTTGGCCGTAAAAGCCTTAAAAAACAAACAAGTAAAAAAGATCATATTAAGCCGTCCGGCAGTAGAAGCGGGAGAGAAACTAGGATTTCTACCGGGTGAAATGAAAGACAAACTGGACCCCTACCTCCAGCCGCTTTATGATGCCCTGCAAGACATGATCCCTGCGGCGAAACTGAAAGAATACATGGAAAATAATGTCATCCAAATCGCACCCCTGGCTTTTATGAGAGGCCGTACATTAAACGACGCAGTTATTATTTTGGATGAAGCCCAAAACACGACAACGCATCAAATTAAAATGTTCCTTACCCGGCTGGGAATGAATGCCAAAATGATTGTTACGGGAGATATTACCCAAATAGACCTCCCCGCTACCCAAACATCAGGGCTCGTCCAAGCCATGCAGATATTAAAAAACGTGCAAGGCATCGGAAAGATAGAATTCACCAAAAAAGATATTGTCCGACATAAGTTAGTACAAAGAATTGTAGAAGCTTATGAACAACATGACGATAAAAAAAAGACAGAGCGCAAAAAGAAAGACACAACGAACAACGATACAAAACAATAA
- a CDS encoding phosphoribosylaminoimidazolesuccinocarboxamide synthase, which yields MKKALVRTDFNFPGQKSVYHGKVRDVYNINDDLLVMVATDRISAFDVILPEGIPYKGQVLNQIAAKFLDATADIVPNWKLATPDPMVTVGLMCEGFRVEMIIRGYLTGSAWREYQAGCRTLCGVTLPEGMKENQKFPTPIITPTTKADAGHDENISKEEIIAQGIVSKEDYELMEKYTYALFQRGTEMAAEKGLILVDTKYEFGKKDGKVYLIDEIHTPDSSRYFYAEGYEEKFAKGEPQKQLSKEFVRQWLIEHDFMGKDGQQVPEMTEEYVTSVSDRYIELYENIVGEKFVKADTDNLATRIEKNITAYLKNK from the coding sequence ATGAAAAAAGCTTTAGTTAGAACAGATTTCAATTTCCCAGGTCAAAAAAGTGTATACCATGGTAAAGTACGTGACGTATACAATATTAACGACGACCTTTTGGTAATGGTTGCAACCGACCGTATTTCTGCTTTTGATGTAATTCTTCCCGAAGGAATTCCCTACAAAGGCCAAGTATTAAATCAAATTGCCGCCAAATTCCTGGATGCTACGGCAGACATCGTTCCGAACTGGAAACTTGCCACGCCCGACCCGATGGTTACCGTAGGTCTGATGTGCGAAGGATTCCGGGTAGAAATGATTATCCGCGGCTATCTTACTGGAAGCGCTTGGCGCGAATATCAAGCCGGTTGCCGCACCCTTTGCGGAGTAACACTTCCGGAAGGCATGAAAGAGAACCAGAAATTTCCCACTCCTATTATCACTCCTACTACCAAAGCCGATGCCGGGCACGATGAAAACATCTCTAAAGAAGAAATCATCGCCCAAGGGATTGTGAGCAAGGAAGACTACGAGTTAATGGAAAAATATACCTATGCCTTATTCCAGAGAGGTACTGAAATGGCTGCCGAAAAGGGATTAATCCTAGTGGATACAAAATATGAATTCGGTAAAAAGGACGGTAAAGTTTACTTGATCGACGAAATCCACACCCCAGACTCTTCCCGCTATTTCTATGCAGAAGGCTACGAAGAAAAATTTGCCAAAGGAGAACCCCAAAAACAATTGTCTAAAGAATTTGTCCGCCAATGGCTGATTGAACACGACTTTATGGGAAAAGACGGCCAACAAGTACCAGAAATGACCGAAGAATACGTTACCAGCGTATCCGACCGTTACATCGAACTATACGAAAACATAGTAGGTGAAAAGTTTGTCAAAGCAGACACAGACAATTTGGCTACACGCATTGAAAAGAATATCACAGCATATCTTAAAAACAAATAA